The following proteins are encoded in a genomic region of Aptenodytes patagonicus chromosome 13, bAptPat1.pri.cur, whole genome shotgun sequence:
- the THUMPD1 gene encoding THUMP domain-containing protein 1 — translation MAAAEPAARKRRPKGHFAAAAGRAKRPRGGGRQLEAGMRGILITCNMNERKCVGEAYSLLGEYGDLLYGPEQFSDHEERLSGSEREEDEDDVEAALKKEVGQIRASTEQKLRRFQSVESGANNVVFIRTRGIEPENLVHHILKDMHATKKKKTRVILRMLPISGTCKAFMEDMKKYTETFFEPWFKVPNKGTFQIVYKARNNSHVSREEVIKELAGIVGSLNPENKVDLNNPQYTIVVEIIKNVCCLSVVRDYVLFRKYNLQEVVKSSKEDAQQNPSSLTEDQNLKVVKPETEEEEEKSSKEVKQENKNQGEIEAEPKGNDVLTV, via the exons ATGGCcgcggcggagccggcggcgcggAAGCGGCGGCCCAAGGGGCActtcgcggcggcggcggggcgggccaagcggccccgcggcggcgggcggcagctGGAGGCCGGCATGCGCGGCATCCTCATCACCTGCAACATGAACGAGCGCAAGTGCGTGGGGGAGGCCTACAGCCTCCTCGGCGAGTACGGGGACCTGCTCTACGGGCCCGAGCAG TTTTCAGATCACGAGGAGCGGCTATCTGGAAGcgagagggaggaggatgaggacgaTGTTGAGGCTGCCCTGAAGAAGGAGGTTGGCCAGATCCGCGCCTCGACAGAGCAGAAGCTGCGGCGGTTCCAGTCGGTGGAGAGCGGCGCCAACAACGTGGTCTTCATCAGAACCCGGGGCATAG AACCTGAGAACCTGGTGCACCATATATTAAAGGATATGCATGCCACTAAAAAGAAGAAGACAAGAGTCATTCTGCGCATGCTGCCCATTTCTGGAACTTGCAAGGCTTTTATGGAGGATATGAAAAAATACACGGAAACGTTTTTTGAGCCTTGGTTTAAAGTCCCTAATAAGGGTACTTTTCAGATTGTTTACAAAGCTCGTAATAACAGTCATGTGAGTAGGGAAGAAGTAATTAAGGAACTGGCAG GAATTGTGGGCAGCCTCAATCCAGAAAACAAAGTTGATCTTAATAACCCACAATATACAATTGTggtggaaataataaaaaacgTCTGTTGCTTGAGTGTGGTGAGAGACTATGTTCTGTTCAGAAAATACAATCTACAGGAGGTGGTGAAGAGCAGCAAAGAAGATGCACAACAAAACCCATCAAGTCTGACAGAAGACCAGAACTTGAAGGTAGTAAAACCAGAaaccgaggaggaggaggagaagagctcAAAAGAAGTAAAACAAGAGAACAAGAATCAAGGTGAAATAGAAGCTGAGCCGAAGGGGAATGATGTGCTGACAGTGTAG